In Populus nigra chromosome 1, ddPopNigr1.1, whole genome shotgun sequence, one genomic interval encodes:
- the LOC133688826 gene encoding G-type lectin S-receptor-like serine/threonine-protein kinase At4g27290 yields MDILPNTVLCSILSLTLFNTSFLIFQLKFSTALDTIAASQSLSDGKTLVSREGSFELGFFSPGISKNRYLGIWYKNIPVRTVLWVANRRNPIEDSSGLLTIDNTANLLLVSNRNVVVWSSNSTIVAKSPIVLQLLDSGNLVLRDEKSDSGRYLWQSFDHPSDTLIPGMKLGWDLRTGLERRLSSWRSSDDPSPGDLTWGIKLQNNPETIIWRGSQQYFRSGPWTGIAFTGAPELVRNPVFKLNFVSSKDEVYLSYNLKNISAFSRIVVNQTTNYREAYTWNEATQTWVLYASVPRDSCDNYASCGANGNCIINDLPICRCLKKFKPKSPEKWNLMDWSDGCVRNKPLNCQKGDGFVKYLGLKWPDATHSWLNKSMNLNECRAKCLQNCSCMAYSNSDVRGGGSGCIIWYGGLIDIRQFPAGGQELYIRMNPSESDAKAEPTVKIAVIVSIVIAMVSGLLVFCYCICKRKEKCREMDQQNDQITDGENEDLELPQFEFAKIVNATNNFSIENKLGQGGFGPVYKGTLEDGQEIAVKRLSMSSGQGLKEFKNEVILINKLQHRNLVKLLGCSIQREERLLVYEYMPNKSLDSFLFVQTKSKLLDWSKRFNIICGIARGLLYLHQDSRLRIIHRDLKSSNVLLDKDMNPKISDFGLARTFGGDQTEGNTSRVVGTYGYMAPEYATDGLFSVKSDVFSFGIMLLEIVTGKKSRGFYHPDNTLSLIGYAWRLWKEGKPLELVDGLAEESWNLSEVMKCIHISLLCVQQYPEDRPSMASVVLMLGGERTLPKPKEPGFFKDRGPVEAYSSSSKVESSSTNEISISVLEPR; encoded by the exons ATGGATATCCTTCCAAATACAGTTCTCTGTAGTATTCTTTCACTTACACTTTTCAATACTTCCTTCCTtattttccaattaaaattCTCCACTGCTCTTGACACCATTGCTGCATCACAATCTCTAAGTGATGGCAAGACCTTGGTTTCTAGAGAAGGAAGCTTTGAACTGGGTTTCTTTAGCCCTGGAATTTCTAAGAATCGTTACTTAGGAATTTGGTACAAAAATATCCCAGTTAGAACAGTTCTCTGGGTTGCAAACCGGCGGAATCCAATTGAAGATTCCTCTGGCTTGTTGACCATAGACAATACTGCCAATCTTTTGCTTGTTAGCAACCGCAACGTTGTTGTTTGGTCATCAAACTCAACAATAGTAGCCAAGAGTCCAATAGTACTGCAGCTCCTGGATTCTGGTAATCTTGTCTTAAGAGATGAAAAAAGTGACTCTGGAAGATACCTGTGGCAAAGTTTTGATCATCCATCTGATACACTGATTCCAGGAATGAAGCTTGGCTGGGATTTAAGGACCGGACTTGAAAGGCGCCTATCATCCTGGAGGAGCTCAGATGATCCATCTCCCGGAGACTTAACATGGGGGATTAAACTACAAAATAACCCTGAGACAATTATCTGGAGAGGATCACAACAGTACTTCAGGAGTGGCCCCTGGACAGGCATTGCATTCACAGGTGCTCCAGAACTAGTCCGAAACCcagtttttaagttaaattttgtCTCAAGTAAGGATGAAGTATATTTATCCTACAACCTCAAAAATATATCAGCATTCTCCAGGATAGTTGTAAATCAGACTACCAATTATCGTGAAGCCTACACATGGAATGAAGCAACCCAAACTTGGGTCCTCTATGCTTCTGTGCCAAGAGACTCGTGCGATAATTATGCCTCTTGTGGTGCCAATGGAAATTGCATCATTAATGACTTGCCAATTTGTcgatgtttaaaaaaattcaagcctAAATCACCAGAGAAATGGAACTTAATGGATTGGTCTGATGGGTGCGTGCGCAATAAACCATTGAACTGCCAGAAGGGAGATGGATTCGTGAAATATCTGGGGCTGAAATGGCCTGATGCTACTCATTCTTGGCTAAACAAGAGTATGAATCTCAATGAATGCAGAGCTAAATGTTTACAGAACTGTTCCTGTATGGCATACAGTAATTCAGATGTTAGAGGAGGCGGCAGTGGCTGCATAATTTGGTATGGTGGCCTGATAGATATTAGACAGTTTCCAGCTGGAGGTCAGGAACTATACATTCGCATGAATCCTTCAGAATCAG ATGCAAAAGCTGAGCCTACCGTAAAGATTGCGGTGATAGTTTCAATAGTCATTGCCATGGTCTCCGGGCTGCTTGTGTTCTGTTATTGCATTTGCAAACGAAAGGAAAAGTGCAGAG AAATGGACCAGCAAAATGATCAGATCACTGATGGAGAGAATGAAGACTTGGAGCTACCCCAATTTGAGTTCGCTAAAATAGTCAATGCAACCAACAACTTttcaatagaaaacaaattaggcCAGGGAGGTTTTGGACCTGTCTACAAG GGTACACTAGAAGATGGACAAGAAATTGCTGTGAAGAGGTTATCAATGAGCTCCGGACAAGGTTTAaaagagttcaaaaatgaagTTATACTGATTAACAAGCTACAGCACCGAAATCTTGTAAAGCTTCTTGGATGTAGCATTCAAAGAGAGGAAAGACTTCTGGTGTATGAATATATGCCCAACAAAAGCCTGGACTCTTTCCTTTTTG TTCAGACAAAAAGTAAACTGTTAGACTGGTCTAAGCGGTTCAACATTATCTGCGGGATCGCCAGGGGGCTTCTGTATCTTCATCAAGATTCTAGATTGAGGATTATACATAGAGATCTGAAATCAAGTAACGTTTTACTTGACAAGGACATGAACCCAAAAATTTCTGATTTCGGTTTGGCTAGAACTTTCGGAGGAGATCAGACTGAAGGAAACACAAGTAGAGTAGTTGGTACCTA TGGTTATATGGCACCAGAATATGCTACTGATGGACTCTTCTCAGTGAAATCTGATGTCTTTAGCTTTGGTATCATGTTGCTAGAGATAGTAACCGGAAAGAAAAGTAGAGGGTTTTACCATCCAGATAATACCCTAAGCCTCATAGGATAT GCATGGAGATTGTGGAAAGAAGGCAAACCATTAGAATTGGTTGATGGATTGGCCGAAGAGTCATGGAATCTATCAGAAGTCATGAAATGTATCCACATAAGCCTGTTATGTGTTCAACAATACCCTGAGGATAGACCAAGCATGGCTTCAGTGGTTTTGATGTTAGGTGGAGAGAGGACATTGCCGAAGCCAAAAGAACCAGGCTTCTTTAAGGATAGAGGTCCTGTTGAAGCATATTCTTCATCCAGCAAGGTGGAATCATCTTCAACCAATGAAATTTCAATCTCAGTCTTGGAACCTCGGTAG